CGCGGCCGTCGACCACGGCGACGTTCAGCTCGCGCTGCACCGGGCCGGTGAGGCGGAAGGTGACCGACTGGCCGGCCGCGAGGCCGACCTTCTTGCCGACCACGAAACCCAGCGCCCGCACGATCTCGTCGACCGATTGCTCTGCCACAGCGCCTGACTCGTGGCCGGGGCGGCCGACGGCGTCACGGATGTCCTGCTCGTGCACCCAGCAGTCGAAAACCCTGATCTGCATGAACCGGCGGTAGTCGGCCTTGCCTACCGGGGTCCACGATTCGGTGGCGAAGTCTTCCTCGCTCATGGCGGCAAGCGCTGCGCGCCTCTCCTTGGTCACGTCGGCGAAATCCGCCAGGACCTCCTTGCGGGCGCGGCCGGCGAGCGCTGCGACCCAGACCTCGTTGAAACCGCCGATGTCGTTGCGCACGTGTTCGGGCCTGCCCGGGTCGACTTCCGGGTTGGGCCTGCCGAGCAGCATCGACTCGGTTCCGATCATGTGCGCGTACTGGGCGGCGACGGTCCAGCCGGGGCAGGGAGTCGGTCGCTGCCAGTCCGCATCGTCGATCTCGTCACCGAGTGCGAGTAACGAGTCCCATTCCTCCGAAAGCTGCGCGGTCAGGTCCGTCCCGCTGCTGCCGGCGACGATCCCCGGTGCGCCACTCGCTTCGGCCATTCAGGCCACCGGCCTTTCGATAGTGCGCCAGTCGCGCGCCTCGATGTAGGGGGTGAAGCTGGCGCCGATGTGGTCCCAGTCGGCGGCGGTCTTCGGGCGTCTCAGCTCGTAGAGGTGCGGGAACTCGGTCCAACCGGCGACCAGGTCCCACAGGCGGCCGGCCTCCTCGCCCCGCGGCGCCGGAGTCACCACCGGCCCGAAGAGGGCGGTCCGCTGAGTACCCGCTTGAAGTACGAGGGTGGGCACGCCGAAGCCGCCGAGGGCGACAGCGGCTTCGTGATCGGCCCGAACGTCGTCGTGGGTCGTCTCGTCGGCGAGCGCCGCGTCGACGAGACCGGGTTCGACGCCGATCTCGGTGAGGACTGCCGCGACCCCCTCCGGGGTGTGGACCTTCACGCCGTCCTCGTGGAGGGCTCTGCCGGCGGCGGCGTAGAAGCGGTCGACAGCGTCATTGCCGTCCAGCCCGCCGGCGCCTCGGCGGAGCAGCGCCGCGACCCGCATCATCGACCAGCCGTACGACCAGTTGCGCTCCCAGGGGTGCTTCTTGCCGTCCTCGCGGTTCACCTCCTCCAACGAGAAGAACCGCCACGTGACCTGGATGTCGCGGACCCGCGCCGCCTCGCGGATCCACTTGCTCGTCTGGTAAGCCCAGGGGCACATGACGTCGAAGTGGAAGTCGACGTTCATCGGGCCAGACCCTACGCCGGCCGCGGGTGCTACTTGCCCGCCCAGTTCGGCGGGCGCTTCTCGATGAAAGCGGTGAGCCCTTCCTTCATGTCCTCACTGCTCATCGCTCTCACCATCGCCTCGCTGGAAAGGCGCCAGCCGGCGTCCTCGTCCTCGGTCATCGCCGCGTACACGACCTTCCGCGACTCCCGGACGGCCACCGGGGCGTTCGCCTCCACGCGGGCGGCAAGCTCCTTGGCCTTGGCAAGCGCTTCGCCGGGTTCGCAGAGCACGTTGACCAGCCCGAACTGGTAGGCCCGCTCGGCGTCGATGGGGTCTCCGGTCAGGGTGAGCTCCATGGCGATGTTGAACGGGAGCTTGCGCGGCAGGCGGAAGAGACCGCCGCCGGCGGCCACGAGACATCTCTTGACTTCTGGGATGCCGAACCTCGCGCTCGTCGAAGCGACGATCAGGTCGCACGCGAGGGTGATCTCCGTGCCGCCGGCGAGAGCCGGGCCGTCCACCGCCGCGATGATCGGCTTAGAGCGCTCGCGACGGGTGATCCCGGCGAACCCGCCCCGTTTGGTCTGCAGGTCGCCGGCGCGTCCCGCGTTGATCTCCTTGAGATCGGCGCCGGCGCTGAACACCGGGGGCACACCCGTGAGGATGCCCAGCCACAACGAGTCGTCGCCTTCGATCTTGTCGATGGCTTCTTCGATGCCTTTGGCGACCTCGCCGTTGACGGCGTTACGCGCGTCAGGCCGGTTGATGGTGATGATCCCTATGTGACCTTCGGTTTCGAACTCGACGATTGCCATGCCAGCGCCCGCTTACTTCGGCTGCAGGCGCGCAGCGCCGTCGATGCGGATGGTCTCGCCGTTCATGTAGCTGTTCGTCACCAGCTCGACGGCAAGGCTTGCGAACTCCTCCGGCTTGCCCAGGCGGTCGGGGAAGACTACGTCCTTCTTCAGCTTCTCCTTGAAGGCCTCGGACCCCTCACCACTGCCGTAGATCGGCGTGTCGATGAGGCCCGGTGCGATCGTGTTGACGCGGATCCCGACGACCCCTAGGTCACGGGCAATCGGAAGCGTCATGCCGACGACGCCGCCTTTCGAAGCCGAGTATGCGGCCTGGCCGATCTGGCCGTCGAAAGCTGCGAGCGACGCAGTGTTGACGATGGCGCCCCGCTCGCCGTCCGCGAGGGGTTCGTTCTGGCTCATGGCCGTCGCCGCGAGGCGGATGCAGTTGAACGTGCCGACGAGGTTGATGCCGATCACCTTGATGAAAGCGTCCAGGTTGTGGGCCGAGTCGTAGCTCCCGTCCTTGCCGATGGTGCGGGTTGCCCATCCCACGCCGGCACAGTTGACGAGAGCCCGCAGCGGGCCCATGTCCTTGGCGGCTTCGACCGCGGCGATCACCTCGTCGGTGTTGGTGACGTCGGCACGCACGAAGACGCCGCCGACTTCCTTGGCAAGCTCCTCACCCTTGGCGTCGTTCATGTCCAGCACCACACAGCGGGCACCCCGCTGGGTCAGCAGGCGCACCGTCGCCTCGCCGAGCCCAGAGGCGCCGCCGGTGACGATCGCGGAGGCTCCGTTGATTTCCATGACGCGAAGGCTAGGCGAGGGCCGCTGTCGCGTAACAATCCCGCGGACCGGCCGGGGTAGGTTGGCGTCGCATGCTGGTGCCTTGGACCTGGGCGGCGATCGCCGCAGGTGTGCTGGCCTGCATCGGCTTGGGCTTGCGCGTCGCCAAGAGGGCGCCGCGGCGAGCAGACCTGGCGAGCGAGACCGCGATCGTGCTGGGCCTGTACGCGCTCTGGCAGGAGGGAGGCAACCTGGCCGTTCAGCACGTCCAGGGTGCCGTCTCGAACGCCCGCTCGCTCTGGCACCTGGAGCGGGCGGTCCACCTACCGAACGAGGTCGCCGTCCAGCACCTGATCCTCCCCCACCCTCTGCTCGTGGAGGCGGTCAACGGGTTCTACGACATCGCCCACGTTCCCGCGCTCATCGCGTTCTTGATTTGGATGTACTTCCGCCACCGGGATGTCTACGCCCGGTGGCGAACCATCGGCGCCATCCTCACCGGGGCCTGCCTGTTGATCCAGATGATCCCCGTCGCGCCCCCGCGGCTCCTGCCCCAGCTGGGATTCGTGGACACGGCGATGCGCTACCACGAGTCCGTCTACGCCCCCGGCGGGATAGGCGACGCGACACAGCTCGCGGCGATGCCGTCGGTGCACATGGCCTGGTCGTTGTTCATCGCCGTGGCTGTCGTCTGCGTGAGCACTAGCCGGTGGCGCTGGCTGATCGTCGCCCATCCGGCCGCGACCCTCTTCGCCGTCGTATCGACTGCCAACCACTGGTGGATGGACGGGATCGTGGCCGCCGCCATGTTGCCGCTGTCTGTGGCGCTGTACGCCGGGTCACGAGCAGCGCTACGTCAGCTGACGATGCCCCTTTCGAGCAGAGCCTCTGCGATCTGGACGGCGTTCAGGGCCGCTCCCTTGCGGAGGTTGTCGCCCGAGACAAACAGCGTGAGCCCCCGGCCCGACGGGTCGCTGTAATCGGGGCGGACCCTGCCAACCAGACAGGTGTCGCCGCCGGCGGACTGGAGCGGGGTGGGAACGTCGAGGACCTCGACACCCGCCGCGCTGCCGAGAAGCTGCAGCGCGCGCTCGGCCGTGATGGCCTGCTCGAAGGTGAGGTTCAGCGCGAGCGAGTGACCCGTGAACACGGGGACCCGGACACACGTGACCGACACCGCGAGGTCCGGGACTCCCAGGATCTTCTGGCTCTCTTCCCGGAACTTGAGCTCCTCGCTGGTTTCGTCCCCGGCGAAGCTGCCGGCGTGCGGCAGTACGTTGAACGCGAGCGGCCCGGGGAACACCTTCGCCGGCGGGTAAGAGAGCGCCTCGCCGTCAAGAGCGAGCGCTGCAGCCTTCTCTCCGATGGCACGGACCTGCTCGTCCAACTCGGCCGTCCCGGCGAGGCCCGCGCCCGACGCCGCCTGGTAAGTGGAGGCAACGACACGCCTCAGACCAGCCTCGGCGTGCAACGGCGCGAGGACCGGCATGCACACCATGGTCGTGCAATTCGGGTTGGCGACTATCCCCTTGGGTATGCGGTCGAGTTCGTGCGCGTTGACCTCTGGAACCACGAGAGGGCAGTCGGGGTCCATGCGCCACGCCTTCGAGTTGTCGATGACGATTGCTCCCGCGCCGGCCACTCTTTCCCCGTATTCCTTCGACGCATCTGCTCCCATGGAGAAAAGAGCGACGTCCACGCCGGCATGGTCCGCGGTTGCCACGTCCTCGACCGTGATGCCGTCGATTACACGGCCGGCGGAGCGCGAGCTCGCGAACAGACGCAGGCCGCTGTGCGGGAAGCGGCGCTGCTCCAGCACGGCCCGCATCACCGTCCCGACCTGTCCGGTCGCGCCGTAGATCCCTACCGTCGGCATCTCACTCGCCCTCCAGCTTGAACGCCCGGTGCAGCGCCACGACCGCCTTCTCCGCGACCTCCGAGCGCACGACGCACGTGAGCCGGATCGACGACGTCGAGATCATCTCGATGTTGATGCCCTCCGCGGCCAGGACCTCGAACATGGTCGCCGAGACACCGGGGTGGGTCTTCATGCCAGCGCCGATGATCGACACCGTCGCGACGTCGGGATCCGCGAGGACGTCGGCCGCGCCGATCTCACCTTGCAGACTCCGGCACACGTCGGTGGCAGCGCTCAGATCCTCGTGGGGGACGGTGAAGGAGATGTCGGTAGTGCCTTGAAGCGACACGTTCTGCTCGATCATGTCCACGTTGATCGACCTGTCGGCGAGCGCGCGAAACAGCCGCGCAGCGATACCCGGCTTGTCCGGCACGCCGGTCACGGTCAGCTTCGCCTCGGAACTATCGGATACGACAGCCGAGATGATCGCCTGCTCCATATCGGGGTCTTCCTCCTCGATCCAGGTCCCGGGCTCCCACGTGAACGCCGACCGCACGTGCAGGCGGACGCCGTGGTTGCGAGCGAACTCCACAGAGCGCATCGCAGGCTTGGGGCAGCCTGCCGCGCACATCTCCAGCATCTCCTCGAAGCTGACCCGCTTGAGCCGGCGCGCCTCGGGGACAACCCGGGGATCCGCTGTGAACACGCCTGACACGTCTGTGTAGATCTCGCACGCGTCAGCCTGCAGCGCCTGCGCGAGGGCGACGGCTGTCGTGTCCGTCCCGCCACGTCCT
This is a stretch of genomic DNA from Acidimicrobiales bacterium. It encodes these proteins:
- a CDS encoding maleylpyruvate isomerase family mycothiol-dependent enzyme, giving the protein MAEASGAPGIVAGSSGTDLTAQLSEEWDSLLALGDEIDDADWQRPTPCPGWTVAAQYAHMIGTESMLLGRPNPEVDPGRPEHVRNDIGGFNEVWVAALAGRARKEVLADFADVTKERRAALAAMSEEDFATESWTPVGKADYRRFMQIRVFDCWVHEQDIRDAVGRPGHESGAVAEQSVDEIVRALGFVVGKKVGLAAGQSVTFRLTGPVQRELNVAVVDGRAKVVRTLPDTGGPATTLVLSSSAFTRLACGRVDPGGLLGGTPSGDLGGVEIAGDDELGRRVVSNLAFTI
- a CDS encoding DsbA family protein produces the protein MNVDFHFDVMCPWAYQTSKWIREAARVRDIQVTWRFFSLEEVNREDGKKHPWERNWSYGWSMMRVAALLRRGAGGLDGNDAVDRFYAAAGRALHEDGVKVHTPEGVAAVLTEIGVEPGLVDAALADETTHDDVRADHEAAVALGGFGVPTLVLQAGTQRTALFGPVVTPAPRGEEAGRLWDLVAGWTEFPHLYELRRPKTAADWDHIGASFTPYIEARDWRTIERPVA
- a CDS encoding crotonase/enoyl-CoA hydratase family protein is translated as MAIVEFETEGHIGIITINRPDARNAVNGEVAKGIEEAIDKIEGDDSLWLGILTGVPPVFSAGADLKEINAGRAGDLQTKRGGFAGITRRERSKPIIAAVDGPALAGGTEITLACDLIVASTSARFGIPEVKRCLVAAGGGLFRLPRKLPFNIAMELTLTGDPIDAERAYQFGLVNVLCEPGEALAKAKELAARVEANAPVAVRESRKVVYAAMTEDEDAGWRLSSEAMVRAMSSEDMKEGLTAFIEKRPPNWAGK
- a CDS encoding SDR family NAD(P)-dependent oxidoreductase, whose translation is MEINGASAIVTGGASGLGEATVRLLTQRGARCVVLDMNDAKGEELAKEVGGVFVRADVTNTDEVIAAVEAAKDMGPLRALVNCAGVGWATRTIGKDGSYDSAHNLDAFIKVIGINLVGTFNCIRLAATAMSQNEPLADGERGAIVNTASLAAFDGQIGQAAYSASKGGVVGMTLPIARDLGVVGIRVNTIAPGLIDTPIYGSGEGSEAFKEKLKKDVVFPDRLGKPEEFASLAVELVTNSYMNGETIRIDGAARLQPK
- a CDS encoding aspartate-semialdehyde dehydrogenase, yielding MPTVGIYGATGQVGTVMRAVLEQRRFPHSGLRLFASSRSAGRVIDGITVEDVATADHAGVDVALFSMGADASKEYGERVAGAGAIVIDNSKAWRMDPDCPLVVPEVNAHELDRIPKGIVANPNCTTMVCMPVLAPLHAEAGLRRVVASTYQAASGAGLAGTAELDEQVRAIGEKAAALALDGEALSYPPAKVFPGPLAFNVLPHAGSFAGDETSEELKFREESQKILGVPDLAVSVTCVRVPVFTGHSLALNLTFEQAITAERALQLLGSAAGVEVLDVPTPLQSAGGDTCLVGRVRPDYSDPSGRGLTLFVSGDNLRKGAALNAVQIAEALLERGIVS
- a CDS encoding aspartate kinase, which translates into the protein MALLVMKFGGTSVGDAERMRNVADYVARTVKRGNQVVVAVSAMGSETDDLLHLAAQVSGTHPGREMDMLITAGERKAMALLCMALHDAGIPSDSFTGSQAGIITDTDHTRAKIVDVRADRLRETLANGRVPVVGGAQGVSTDRDVTFLGRGGTDTTAVALAQALQADACEIYTDVSGVFTADPRVVPEARRLKRVSFEEMLEMCAAGCPKPAMRSVEFARNHGVRLHVRSAFTWEPGTWIEEEDPDMEQAIISAVVSDSSEAKLTVTGVPDKPGIAARLFRALADRSINVDMIEQNVSLQGTTDISFTVPHEDLSAATDVCRSLQGEIGAADVLADPDVATVSIIGAGMKTHPGVSATMFEVLAAEGINIEMISTSSIRLTCVVRSEVAEKAVVALHRAFKLEGE